In Dromiciops gliroides isolate mDroGli1 chromosome X, mDroGli1.pri, whole genome shotgun sequence, the genomic window TCACCTCACTGGAGACCCACATATTCTGGCCCCAGTGTGGTGACAGGCCTGGTTTTGGCGCATACAACATATTTTAGAAGTCCAGAAAGGGTGTAGGTTGAAATGGCTTCTCCCACCTGCAGGTTCAGGGATATTCTAGTCTGTGTGGTTGGAGGAGGGGCAGGAAGAGacttgattcccccccccccccccctcatgcCACCTCATGCTGGTCTCCTTGTTCCAGGTATGGATGTATTGTCGCCTCTACCGAAAACTGCAGCGTTTCCACTGGTCTGAGATCTTGGATGCTGCCAAAGCAGGTACTTTACTATGGTCTcccctactccccacccccaaattcccCTACTCCTCTCCCTTGTACACAGTATGACCCAGCCTGGGAGGAGGCCTCCTTCTCTGGAATGATCCCTACAGGAAAGGCCTTTTcaatctctgtgtctctttctttctggagAGGGGTTTGGGATGGCAGAATTGGAGGTCAGGGGTCCATCTCCTCACCTCAAACTGCTTCCAGGAGGGGAGTTCCTCATCCGCCATGCCCGAGTAGCCCCGCCAGGGAAAAAGTGTGCCTTTGTGCTGACCCGTGATGGCCGCCCTGTCAAGATTCAGCGTACCATCTTCAGCGAGTGTTTTTACACTATGGCCATGGATGAGTTGTGGAAGGCCACTGGTGACCCCCGATACCAGGTGTGTGGGGCAGAGGGGGTTAAATCTTCTCATTTGCCccaggaagggaagtgacttgcccaagttcacacagccaggaagagGCAGAGCTCCATTCGAGCCTAGAAAATGCCCAGTCGGTTTAGTGGATTAGAGAGGAGGAGTCTGAGGAATTGGCAGAACCCTTTGGCTGATCCCGGGAGACTTCACCTGACCCTATTCTCCTCCTTCCCTAGAGGGAAGCCGTGGAGATGATGGATCAGATTATTTACTGGGTTCGAGTGGATCCCACTGACCTGGGCCAGCCTCAGCTCTCAGGATCCCCCGAAGCTGACTCTATGGCCGTGCCCATGATGCTGCTCAACTTAGTGGATCAGCTGGGGGAAGATGATGACATGATGACCCGAAAGTATTCTGAAGTGGGAGAATGGTGCGCCCAAGACATCTTGAAGCATCTGCAGGTTGGGTGCCCTGGGGGCTGAGGGTGGAGGGAGGCCTGGCCAGTGAATTCAGACTGGTTTAGGAGGGTGTGGGGCTGAGCAGGGCTAAGCCCCTCCTGGGAGATAAAGTAGAGTTTTTATTCCCTACCCCCGCCCCCCACCTGCAACCTGACAGAGGAATGGACAGATGGTGTTGGAGAACGTATCTAAGGAAGGCAAAGAGATTCCTGGCTGCCTGGGGAGACAACAGAATCCAGGTGAATGGATCCTCGATCTAGAACAGtgcttcttcaatttttttccaccCACAACCCCTTTCCACCTTACCCACCCCCAGAGAAATTCTTACCCAACCCCAGgtatctaggtatataaaataggtgcttTTACTGGTGCCCAATATCTCACAacccccacagtttaagaagctgggccccagagctggaagagaaaagGACTTGATTTCcatagagaagagaatgaggcagTCTTCAGTTCTAGATTCCCAGTGCTCAGTGGTAGGTGAGGGtggcaaaaggaaggaaggaccagGGTACAGTCCTGAGCAAACTCAGAGCTCTGAGTTTTCCTGGCAGAGGATGGTGAAGCAGGAGAGTGTGGGGAAGTACAATCCGTCCGTGTGTGGGCCCTTTGAATATCTCACagaattggggtggggaggcatgGAGTCAGCCTCCACATCTCCCTCCAGTAGGGGATCTGACTGCATGGCATCCCCACCTCAGGTCACACCCTGGAGGCTGCCTGGTTCCTGCTTCGGTACGCTATGCGCCAGCGAAACCCTGAACTGAAGGCCCACATCATTGAGAAATTCATGCTGCAACCCTTCCATTCTGGCTGGGACAGTGAAAATGGGGGGATCTTCTACTTCCAGGATGCAGATAAATTCTGTCCCACTCAGGTAAGGAGCCCCTGCCATTTGGTCCCTGAATCTGGGAAAGGGCTTTGAATTCTGTAGCTGCCTTGGCCATGCCCAGGGAATGGTGAGGGGCTGGGGCTTAGGGCCCAGCAAGGGGGGAAGCCTTTTCAATCTTAATCTGATGGGGATGACATGCTTCCCACCCTTGGTGAGACAGGACAGTAAAGCAATTCTAGGCCTGAAGTGTGGGCAGCTGGACAGAACTCTGGACATATTGTGATACATGGGAAAGGGGCTAGGCCCAGTGGGACTCATCctaaagaagtgaatagaaaatagggctgggggggggggaaggagacaaattggggtggggggagaggctgAGAGATGAGTAGTTGAAAGGTGTCTTTTcttctcctgccccccccccctagTTGGAATGGGACATGAAACTCTGGTGGCCCCACAGTGAAGCCATGATTGCCTTCCTCATGGGTTACAGTGAGACCAAGGACCCCATCTTACTTCGCCTTTTCTGCCAAGTTGCTGAATATACCTTTGAGCGGGTGAGAAAACTTGCAAAGACCTCCAGGCCAAGCCAGTGAAAGTCTGCATGCTCTGCTTAAGGCCTGGCTAGGCTGGAAAGGggccaggagggagggagagaatgagactgaggGCCCTGTCTGCCCATGGGTGACTCTTGGCCTTGCTTGGGCAACAGGCCTCAACCATGTAGGAAAAGATTATGAATGATCCAAGAGCTAAAGGCCAAATACCTCTAACAGTAGTTAGAACACTgtccccagagtcaggaggatctgagttcaaatttgactttagacactagctgtgtgaccctgggtccccaattgcttaaaaaatattGTAGGGAAATATTGGTTTACATCTAGAGAATTTTGTCAGTTCATTTTAGGGAGGACACTGCCAAGATGGGGAGTCTAGAGAAGGCTGAACAGGATGCTGAGGGGACAGATTAAAGGAATTGGGCCCATGCCAATGATACCCTAATTTATAAAGCcacaaacatttcccaattacattttgatctagTTCTGGGGCTGCTTGCCTGTATGACACCTCTATTCTTGAACACCTGGGCTGTGGTGGACAGGGAAAGAAGGTATCCTTGACATAGAACCTGAGCTGGATTTTGAAGAACAGACTAGTTGGAGGGGTGGGAAGGCCTTAAAGGTGGAGAATGACCAACTCCAAAAATCGATGATTCTTCTGCCTGAGGAGGGGCagcttgtgacttgtccaagagaACGTAGGGAAAGCTGGGATTTGTCCCCTTTCTCTCCGACTGAGAGGGTGAGAGGGAACCAGATCGCTCTGAGCtgctgtctctccctccctcttcactcTACCCTAGTCCTGTGGGCTAGACCCTGGGAgtcgggtgggggtggggctggggagatggccagcccccccccccacccccttgggCCAGGCAGctcagtctctctcctctttcttctcctccctcccacccacagTTCCCGGACCCGGAGCATGGAGAATGGTTCGGCTATCTGAACCGCGAGGGCAAAGTGGCTCTCAACTTCAAGGGGGGGCCCTTTAAAGGTGAGTGGCTTGgagggccggggggggggggcggggccggGAAGCGcggcctcccccccccatctccctacCCTCTGCTCCCCACGCAGGTTGCTTCCACGTGCCCAGGTGCCTCTACATGTGTGAGGAGCTGCTCAAGGCTCTCTTGGTGGCCACCTAAGGTGCAGCGCCTAAATACACCGGAGAGCTGGGCCCCAGCCGGctgcctcccaccccaccccccgccgGGGGCACCCAGAGGACCTCAGCACTTTCTCCGCCCCATTTCTGAAACGCCTCAATAAAGCTTATCTAGCATCGACCCCAGACTCCTTGCGTttgtggggggcggggcggggcgggcgcGACGCACCTGCGCACTGTGGCTGCGTGGGGgcgaggagagaggaggggagggggcgaGGGCTGAGGAGCAGTTGGGAGAGAGGCTGGAGGCGGGGGCCCTCTCGCCCCGTCCCGCCCCCCGGGCGCCGAACTCCGGAGCGCTCCAATGGCACGGGGAGATcggggtggaggggtgggaaaGTCGGGTTTCAGGGGCGGGCCGAGCGGCCAGCGCCAGGCTGCTCATTGGGTGATGCTTCCGCGGCGGGGCGGGAATCCCCCACACGGCAGGCGATTGGACTACGCCACGGGAGGCGGTGCCGGATTGGTTGAGGCCCGCCCCTTCCGCAATTGCCTAGCAGCAGCCAGGatccggcggcggcggcggcgtcgGCGGCGTCGGCGGCGGTGGTGGTTCAGAGGGCGCTTGGGTCTTCTCACTAATCCTCGGCCCGGCTGGGTCCGCTTAAGCATCGGCGCCATGAACATCCGCAACGCAAGAGTAAGGGAGGGATGGAAGTCGGGAGCAGGGTGGAAAGCAAGTAGGGAAAAGAACTTGGGCCGCATGGGTATGGAGGGGCCGACAACTCGTGGACGTGCGCATGCGTCAGTGAAGTGACTTGAGGCGGGCCTCCTTTCTTGGGGTGGAGccttggagggagggagattgCCCCgtgagggggtggggctgggtgTCTGGCGGGTCTCCTGTCACAGGCTTGGGGCCTTAAGACCCCTGTGTTTTGGAGGGAAGACGGGCTTTTCATAttgctccccttctccccattcccataaatcttgttttttgtttttgttttgtttcgttttgtttttggtgaggcagttggggttaagtgacttgctcagggtcacacggctagtaattgtcaagtgtctgaggctggatttgaactcaggtactcctgactccagggccggtgctctatccactgtgccacctagctgcccccattcccatAAACCTTAGCTGTTTCTGCACCCatccctccctactcccccatCTCAAAGCCTCCCCgtagccctcccccccccagtgtGTTTTCGGGGTTGCTAGGTGAtgtagtgcacagagcaccaggactagaatcagggagactcatcattctgagttccaaagtggcctcagacacttcctagctgggcgatcctgggcaagtcacttcgccctgtttgcctcagtttcccctagaGAAGGTATGACAaagcactgcagtatctctgccgagAACATCCCtggtggggtcacagagagtagtTCAGGACTGAAAAAATGAGTGAACAGCAAAGTGTTTTTGGTGAGATCCCCAAGGACCAAAGTCCACAAGTTGACACTTGTCTGTCTTTTCCCACTCCACCCACAGCCAGAGGACCTGATGAATATGCAGCATTGTAACCTGCTGTGCCTTCCCGAAAACTACCAGATGAAGTACTATTTCTACCATGGTCTATCATGGCCTCAGGTGGGTATTTGGAaggaactgggggagggggcggggaaggagATGGAACTTCATTAGTGTTGAGTGGACTGGGATccagtgggaaggagagagaatcacTGGCTTCAGGGGTTGTAGAAAGCCCTGAACAGGAGACCTGGGTTAAAGCCCTTCCTCTCCTCCAGTCAGTCAGTATGCCCCTGGGCTAGTCACTGtccttctctggaactcagttttcttatctgtaaaataagaattcagtgggggcggctaggtggcgctgcagtggataaagcaccagctctggattcaggaggacctgagctccaatccaggcctcagacatttgacttattagccgtgtgaccctgggcaagtcacttaaccctcattgccctgccccccccccaaaaaaattcagtGGACCAGATGATCCCAGGGGTCCTTCCTAACAGGTCTGACATTCTCTAATTGTATGGTCAGGAATATGGGGTTTGGGATaggatttattcttttatttatcttttttccgttctcttcatttattcttcttccattctctttGTTTCTCAAACTCCCCTGTAGCTTTCTTACATCGCTGAAGATGAGAATGGGAAGATCGTGGGCTACGTTCTGGCCAAGATGTGAGTTGTTGACTTCATCCCTATCCCCCGTTTCCCTGTATGGTGAAAGTCTTAGGCCCTACTCCCACCACCCTTATACTCACACCCCTTGTCTGCAGGGTTCTCTAAGCCTTCTGGTTCCTGACTGTTCTATATACCTTTCAGCCCAAAGCCTGCATGTAGGACCTGCTGTCATCACAGTTGTGCCCTCTTGCTGACCAGGATTCCCTGCTGCTATGGGAGGTCCCCAGGGACATTCCCCTCTTAATACCCTTGTTTGCTCTGCTCTGGGTCTTCCCCTTTAGCTCTGGTCTCTGGTGTCCTTCTGAGTATGTCCTTTCCTTCCCAcctgccccccaaccccaccaGCATTCAGCCCACATTAATGAGAGCACCCACTGCATGTAGGGAAGGGCTTTATGCTAGTGccaagggggaaagagaaaagatccAGGATGCAGAttgtatttgtaaaaagtgcttagcactgtgcctggcacttaggggtcactatagaaatgcttgttctccttcctcttctatcCCCCTGGGGAACTGCCAGTTCACTTTGGGGGACAGGCATCAAACATGCAAAGTATCAGTATACCAATAGTGCTAGATCTACTTCGGATCAAAGCAGCAGATGGCCCCAGAGTTTGGGGCCTTGTGGGTCTGGCAAAATACGGGTATGTGTcttagagaagaggagagagcattttatcttttttttttttttgtgaggcaattggggttaagtgactttcccagggtcacacaactagtaagtgttaagtgtctgaggccggatttgaactcaggtcctcctgaatccagggccagtgctctatccactgtgtcatctagctgtcccaagagaGCATTTTAAAGGGAAGGTATCAAAGCAGGCATGAATGTGCAGAGGACCATgctaagagagagagaatgtgtgtgggtgagtgtgagtgagtgtgagtgagtgagtgtgtgtgtgtgtgtgtgtgtgtgtgtgtgtgtgtgtgtgtgtgtagtcggCCAAGGGAGATCAAGGAGGAGCTTAGAGCTTAGGAGAGAGCAGCATCCTGAAGAGCTAGAAAGGAGTAAAGGGCTAAGAGAAGGGGGAGATCACCAGTGTCAGCTGCAGCAAAGAGGGCAAGAATTAGGATTGCAGAAAGGGTTCTTGGGAACTTTGGAGACTTTGGTGACCCCACAGCATCAATCACGTAGCCACGCCCTTAGGAGCCACTCCTGTATTTCTGTCcttatcttccatttctttctttctggcccTAGGGAGGAAGATCCAGATGATGTCCCTCACGGACATATCACCTCCTTGGTATGTAGACCCCTTTCTTTCTGTACCTCCGGCCTAGGACTGGAATTTCTGCCTCAGGGGTAAAGGGAGTACAGAATCACCTGGTAGGTCCTCTTCCTTTCCCAGCCCCTCAATTGAGATTCCTCTCTTTCAAACCATTAGGCCGTAAAACGTTCCCACCGCCGGCTAGGTCTAGCACAGAAACTCATGGACCAAGCCTCAAGGGCTATGATTGAGAACTTCAATGCAAAATATGTCTCCTTGCATGTCAGAAAAAGGTGAGAGCCAGGAGCTAGGGATGGAGTGAAGAAGGGGAACGTGTAGCCTCTGACTTAAAGTGggcatttgaaatcagaggaagaACGGGCCCAAAGTAAGTGGTGAAACCCGAGTCATCCTGAGTCAGATCAGGCTGCGTAGATGATGGGGAGCAAGGTTTTCAAGTGGGGGAACAGCTCTTGGGTTGGGGTGAGGAGTGGAGAGGGGGGGGTGTGCTGTGGCTGAGGAGTCGGGGGTTGGGTGGTGCAGTGTTCTACTGTGTTAACTGGCCCCTTGTTTTCTTCCAGTAACCGGGCTGCTCTCCATCTGTATTCCAACACACTTAACTTTCAGTAAGTAATCTgaggcccccccctcccccaaaggaggCAAGGTGGGGCATAAGTGAGGGAGAGACCAGGGAAAGACTCCTGATCCTTTGATCTTCCATATGGTTGgagtaaaaataaaactaaagatcTTCCAGGAGCTAGGTTGGCTACAGCACACACATTGCCAGCCAGGGCAGATGTATGTACCCCCATTCCCACAGAGATTGGACATGTGATCATATAGAAAGAAAA contains:
- the LOC122733705 gene encoding N-acylglucosamine 2-epimerase — encoded protein: MERATLATWKERVEQELDRVVSFWTKYSHDSEHGGFFTCLTREGQVYDDLKYVWLQGRQVWMYCRLYRKLQRFHWSEILDAAKAGGEFLIRHARVAPPGKKCAFVLTRDGRPVKIQRTIFSECFYTMAMDELWKATGDPRYQREAVEMMDQIIYWVRVDPTDLGQPQLSGSPEADSMAVPMMLLNLVDQLGEDDDMMTRKYSEVGEWCAQDILKHLQRNGQMVLENVSKEGKEIPGCLGRQQNPGHTLEAAWFLLRYAMRQRNPELKAHIIEKFMLQPFHSGWDSENGGIFYFQDADKFCPTQLEWDMKLWWPHSEAMIAFLMGYSETKDPILLRLFCQVAEYTFERFPDPEHGEWFGYLNREGKVALNFKGGPFKGCFHVPRCLYMCEELLKALLVAT
- the NAA10 gene encoding N-alpha-acetyltransferase 10 encodes the protein MNIRNARPEDLMNMQHCNLLCLPENYQMKYYFYHGLSWPQLSYIAEDENGKIVGYVLAKMEEDPDDVPHGHITSLAVKRSHRRLGLAQKLMDQASRAMIENFNAKYVSLHVRKSNRAALHLYSNTLNFQISEVEPKYYADGEDAYAMKRDLTQMAEELRKQLEVEKGKHPVLASLENKMDPKVNHVGDCCREEKGLGPPAEDSSGGDSKDLSEVSETTESTDIKDSSEASDSAS